CCTGCGCTCCCGCAACGCAAAGAATGAACATCAGACAAACAACAATGAGCTTGTTTCTCATTCAGCCTATCCCCCTCACTATCCGTTACAGATAAAGACAAAGTTACGGCTGGGCCTGATTTCAGAAATGTACGCGGCCAAAAGGTATCGCATGGAAAACAGAGTTCCGCAATACAAAAGAGACGACGTCTCGCGATGTGGGACGGGCACTAACCAAACTGGGCGCGGGCTATGCGCGCCACTTGATACTCGGCTGACGCGGGCGTGATGTGCGGATCAAGTCCAGAGGCGTATGCGGTTGCGGAAACGATCGGGACCGGGTGGGATGCAACTTGCTCTGCCCTGACCGCCTGCGCAACACAATCGACCAACTTCTGGTTCGTTGGCGCAAAGCTCGAAGCTCCGGAGTTCGTCGCGTCGTAGCCTGTCCTGGCAGCGGAAGGTCCACGATCTGGCCGACATTGCGAGAGCCGACTGCGTAACCGGCTGCCACCAAGGAAAGTGACGATACGGAGATAGGTGCCCGAAGACAATGTGCACGATGCTGTGCATCCGAATCGCCCCTCGGAACTTGCCAAAGAACGATTAGAATGCCGCGAATTAGGAACTGGCTAAGGCGAACGTAAAGGGGAACGTAGAGGCTGGAATTAGTCTGAGATGGGTTCGCCCTCTGCAAGAAAGCGATAACCGATCCAGCGCTCCGTAACGATGTAGCGCCGGCGATCGACTTCGTTCTCCAACTTTTTGCGAAGCTGGCCAACAAAAACTCGCAGGTATTCAGATTGTTCGGAATGGTCTGAACCCCAGACGGCCGCGAGCAGCGCTCGATGCTGAACCACCTTGCCAGGGTGGCGCGAGAGATAGGCCAGCAGTTCAAATTCTTTGGGTGTCAGATGTATGTCGCGTCCGCGAACGCTTACACTGTGGCCGGCAAGATCGATCTTAAAATCGCCTACTTCGATTGTGCTGATATCTTCAGAAGCCGGAATACGTCGGAGGTTTGCGCGCACACGCGCGAGCAGCTCATTGAGGCTGAACGGCTTCGTGACGTAGTCGTCGGCGCCCAGATCGAGTGCCTTGATCTTCGTGCGCTCGTCTTCCCTAACAGATAAGACGATGATCGGCACTTGCGAGCGCGTCCGCAGCTCACGGCAGAGCGCCAGTCCGTCCATGTTCGGCATGGCCACATCGGTGATGACCAGATCCGGCGACCAATCTTTCACGATCTCCAGTGCAGTCTCTCCATCGTTCGCCACTCGCACGTCGTACGGCTGCGCGGAAAGAGTGGTGCGGAGCACGCGCGAGATCTGCAAATCGTCATCAACCACAAGAATCCGTGAGGGCGCCACTACTTCACCTCTAGTGTCACGACATGCACGTCCACGGCTGGCGCATCGCGAAGGAACGTGTGAATCGCGGAGAGGTAGAGATACTTCTGCAAGCCGCTCTGCGCCGATCGGCCAAAGATAACATTTTATTGTAAGCGTGCCATCCCATCACCAGGGGGTACAATTCCGGCGTGACCTCGGCATCCATGGTCCGCAGATACGTCGCTATCACTATCGCAGTCGTCGCTATTGTCTTTACCTACAAGCGGCTGCTGCCGGTCAATCCGACAACCGTTGCACTCACTCTCCTGGTAGCAGTTTTGCTCACTTCCACCTACTGGGGACTGCGGGTGGCGATCTTCCTGGCCGTCCTCGCAACAGCCGCGTTCAACTACTTTTTTCTGCCTCCCTTCGGAACGTTCACGATTGCCGGCGCCCAAAATTGGATCGCACTGATTGCCTTCCTGGTGACCGCCTTGACGGCGAGCAATCTCGCTGAACGTGCGCGCCGGGAAGCGGAAGATGCACGCAATCAGCGCAGGAGCCTGGAACACCTCTACATACTCAGTCAGCACCTTCTCACGGTTGAAAACGTTCCCGAGTTGATGAATGCCATTCCGAAGCTCGTGGCGGAGTCGTTCCGCACCAGGGGAGCCGCGCTCGTTACGATGACGAAGCCCACTATCTACAGGTCACACCCGGAGCTCGTATTTGACGCGGGCACGCTGAACGCGACGGTGGCTCGCGGCGAACTCAGCTCCAGTAATGGCGTGTCTTACATCCCACTTCGCCTGGGTGTTCGCACCGTCGGAGCACTTGCAATCAGCGGCGGATCGATCTCACGCGAGACGGCCGAAGCTATTGGGAGCCTGGTTGGGACAGCAATTGAACGAACACGCGCGGTCGATGAGCTTGCAACGACTCGAGCCGCGCAAGAGAATGAACGCCTGCGTTCTGCGTTGCTCGATTCCGTGACTCACGAATTCCGGACGCCGCTTACAAGCATCAAGGCCAGCATCACGGGACTGCTCGCCGCTTCCGGGCTGGATGAAGCTCAACGCACCGAACTGCTTACGATAGTGAATGAGGAAACCGATCGCCTGAATCGACTCGTCGGCGAAGCAGCCGAGATGGCGCAGTTGAACGCCCACACTGTCACCTTGGATCTTCACTCACAGTCCATGGCAGAGATTGTCGAGTCAGTATTGGAGGACGTCAGGCCTGCACTTAAGGAGCACCCCACTGAAATTGACATCCCTCCCGGCCTGCCGAACGTCGTGGCCGACTTTGAGCGCACTCGCGAAGTCGTGAGACACTTGGTGGAGAACGCCGCGAAGTACTCTCCCGCAGGAACGCACATTCGCATCACCGCCGAAAAGAAAGACGGCTATGTTATGACTAGCGTAGCCGACCACGGCCCCGGCATCGACTCCATGGAGCAGTCGCTCATCTTCGACAAGTTCTATAGGGGGCGACGGGAACGGTACGCCGCATATGGAACCGGAATGGGCTTAGCAATTGCCAAAGTCATCGTCGAAGCGCAAAAGGGGACGATCAGCGTTGTAAGCCAACTCGGACGCGGAGCCGTTTTTTCCTTCACGGTTCCCATTGCGCCTAGCGGCGACAACTGAGTTGGCCCCTATCTAATGTCTCCGGTTGTAAGTTATCGAATTTGAAAGTCAGGCGGACAACAGCCCCGAAAATCTACCAAATACAGGAACTCTCGTTTCGTCATCTACTGGAAAACATATTCGATAATCCCTTAATGCGAATATTCAGGAGCACTTTTGAGCCGCACTTGAGCAAGTGGAATTGTAAGTTCCTCATTCTACACACGCGGGTGTGACATTTCCACATACGAGCGATTTTAGGATCAATGCAGCTCTGGTTCGGCAACTTACGTGCGCCTAAGCGGTCACCGTTTCTCAAATTGAAGTTGCAGTGCTGAACTTGGAGGCAACATGTCCAACCACCCTAGACTGGGGTTTCTGTTCTTACTCGGACTGATTATTCTTACGATCACAGTTCCGGTATTCGGACAGACAAGCCGCGGCTCCGTTACTGGCGTCGTTACCGACTTCAGTAACGCAGTGGTGGCGCAATTCCGGCTGCCTCACTGGCAAATCTGCCTATCTCTGGGCAGAACTCGTTGAATCTAATGCTGAACCTGCCTGGTGTCGTCCGCTCGAATCAAGGCGGATCGCTCGATGGCGGCATTGGCGCCGTGAACGGTGCCCGTGCGCGTTCCAACAACTTCATGATCGACGGAACGCAGAATAACGACATTTCAATCGCGGGTCCTGCGCTCACGCTCACGAACAACGACGCGCTCCAGGAAGTTGCTGTCCAGACTTCCAATTTCACCGCAGAATTCGGTCGCTCAGGCGGCGCAATCGTTAACCAGGTGACTAAGTCTGGTACCAACAACCTTCATGGCACGGTTGCTACGGTTTATCGCAGTCAAGTATTGAATGCCACCACCCGTACCGGTCGTATCGCCTACAATAACTCAGTCGCAGCGAACGCTAATGATCCCCGCGTAAAGATCGTTGACGCGAAAAACAAGTTCAAAGAAAATATTCCAGCCTTCACCATCGGTGGCCCGGTAGTAATCCCCGGTTTGTACGATGGTCACAACAAGACGTTCTTTTTCGGTGCGGGCCAGTGGGATCGCTACTCTGCAAATGCCACGACCTCATTCACCCTGCCGACTGCAGCTGGCGTTGCCGTGTTGCAGCCGCTTGCGGCATCCTGCCCTAATGTTCAGAAATACCTGACCCAGCTTGGCTCGCTGCGTGGACTTCCGGGTCCTGGCGACGGGACGATCTCGATCGCGATTCCAACAACGCTTGGTGCAACCTCTTGTGGCGGCGGTCTCCGAACCGGCCAATCGGTTGGGTACGGTGTGTACGACCGCGTAGCTCCTCGCGTTTATCTCAACAACAATCACCTGATCCGCATCGACCACGTCGTGTCGGATAAGCAGAATGTGTCGTTCCGCTGGTTCATGGACAATACCTCGGATACGGACGGCAACATCGGCATTACACCGGAGTACGATATTCCTTTCAAGGGCCGCAGCATGAGCGGAGCCTTGAACCACGTTTACCTGCTCAAGAACAACCTGATCAACGAGTTCCGTTTCAGCTACTCCAGGAATAATCTTGGGTGGTTCTTCACGGATGCTGGTTCGCTAGGCGCCACACTCCCTGACATCAGCATCACCACGCTGAGTAACCTCGCTGTTTCGTCCGCCTACCCGCAAGGCCGGATTTCCAATAGCTGGCAGTACCAGGACGTAATGGGGTGGACGAAGGGCAAGCACGCGATCCGCTTCGGCGGCGAGGTTCTGCGCCAATTAGCAGCCCAAGTCGCTCCGTTCAACGGCCGCGGCACGGTGAACTATACGGCAACCAATTTTATCGATAAGAGCGTAACGCCGAACGTCACCTATGTTGCGAGCGGTCTGGCAAACTTCATCGATGATTACTCCGGCACCTCGACGAACCCTGCCTCAATCTTGTTCGGTAGCGGGAAGTATCGTCCGAACCTCTTCACGTATGCGATTTTCCTCCAGGATAGCTACAAACTTCGCTCGGACCTGACGATCAACGCCGGCCTGCGATATGAGAACTATGGGCAGCCCGCCAATCAGTTCAAGCACCCTGCCTTCGTCGGTTATTCCGATGCAGACATTCTCAGCACGGCAAAGGTCAATCCTGACAATAACAACTTTGCTCCTTCCGTGGGCTTCTCCTGGAACCCGCGTTGGACGAAAGGCATCGGTGGCTTCCTTTCGGGCGACGGCAAGACCGTTCTCCGCGGCGGTTACCAAATCAGCTACGACACTTGGTACAACAACCTGCTGTCGAACATGGCCGGCGCCTCGCCGAACGCGTTGGCGAGCGCGACCGTTACCGGTGGCACTCCTACTACGGCATCGCCGCGTGGACGCGCAAACCTCAGCGCGGTTCTGCCGACGTTGGCCCCGGTTGCTGTGAATGGGTACTCGGCTCAGCAGTCGGTTTTTGGTCAGAACATCCGCAACCCGTACTACCATCGCTTCTCGTTGGGCATCCAGCGCGAGCTGCCAGCCAGCATCGTAATGGATCTGTCGTATGTCGGCACGCTTGGGCGGCAGTTGCTCTACACGAACCCGCTGAATCCGGCGCTGCCGAATGCTGATGGCACCAAGGTCGACACTCAGGCGAATGGGCAGACTCTACGCGTTTACCCGAACCGCGGCACCATACAGATCCGCGATTCCGGGTTGACGTCCTCCTACAATGCAATGCAGCTCCTGGTCCGTCGCAAGTACATGCAGACCGCGATCGGCGGCATGGCGTTCTCGGGCGCTTACACGTGGTCGCGCAACATGGACGTGCTCTCCGAAACGTTCGCCAGCAACTCGTCCGGTCAGAACCCTTCGCGCTCGCCAGTGTTTGGCTCGATTAAGGCACTCGACTGGGGTCCGGCCGACAACGATCGCCGTCATGTAATGTCATCGCAAATGATTTGGGACATCCGCGGACCGAAGAGCGGCTTCCTGGGTCAAATTGCGGGTGGCTGGTCTATCGCTCCGATCCTGACGATCCAGAGTGGCACTCCATTCACGATCCTGAACGGTACCGATCGTGATATGGACGGCTCCTCGCTGGGAGATCGCCCGAACATCGGCAATACTGCAGCGCCGATCAACAGCCGTGCAAAGATGATAGCGGCAGGCACCTTGATCAACGGCTCGATCTGCGCTAGCAGGCTCCAGAACGTGGCGACGAATGCTTGCGTCACCAAGAACGACGTCTATTGGATTTTGGTGAACGTCACGAACCCTGGACCGGAGTTCGGTACGCCCGAAAGGCGCAACGCGAACTACACGAAGGGCTACATGATGCTTGACGCCAACATCAAGAAGGTCTTCAAGCTCAACGAGCAGTTCAAGCTCGAATACCGCGCGGAAATCTTCAACCTTCTGAACAAAGAAAACTTCGACACGCCTGTTTCGGCGACAAATCGTAACGTCACCGCTGGGGGAACTGCGAACTTCATGAATTACAGCATCCTTAGTGGAGGCAGCCGCACGATGCGGATGGGCCTCAAGGTGATGTTCTAAGCAGTTCGTACCAAACACTCGAGGGAGGGCTTCGGCCCTCCCTCCTTTTTTGCCTCGCCCGTAATCTCATGTCCCAGAACGAGACGGAGAGTCCACCGGTTGAGTCTTGTGGACGAATCAGAAAGCAGCTGCACCTGCTTCGGCCACCGCATGATCCTGATCGCCAGAGCCGCCGCTGACTCCTATGGCTCCCGTGACCTTCCCATCGCGCTTAAGGGGGATCCCGCCGGCGAAGATCATGACTCTGCCACCGTTCGATACATGAATTCCAAAGAACTGGCGATCGGGCTGGCTATGCCCCGCTAGCTCCTTCGTAGATATGTCGAAGGCGCGAGACGTGAACGCTTTGTTGATCGCAATATCGATGCTGCCGAGCCAGGCACCGTCCATACGCACGTGCGATACGAGATTGCCACCCTCATCGACAACCGCGATATTCATCGGTTGCTTGATCTCCAGCGCCTTCTTTTCCGCCGCCGCTATGACGCGTCGCGCGTCAGCCAGGTTAACCATGACGACCTCCCACGATAAATGGAACTGATCTTCTTGGACTAGCTTGCGTTTGATGTGGTTGCACGTAAGACACTGCTCAATCCGTCACGTGCCCAAGATAAGAGATGGCGACCACTACGTTGGGTCGATCTTGACCGGTTTCGCGTCCCTGCGTTACGCGCGGTGGCTCAAGGTTGTGGTCTCAGCAACAACTGGTCTGCTGGGCTGAATGCGTGCTGGCGGATCAGCGTTGTACTTATTAACGATGTGA
Above is a genomic segment from Clostridia bacterium containing:
- a CDS encoding response regulator transcription factor; the encoded protein is MAPSRILVVDDDLQISRVLRTTLSAQPYDVRVANDGETALEIVKDWSPDLVITDVAMPNMDGLALCRELRTRSQVPIIVLSVREDERTKIKALDLGADDYVTKPFSLNELLARVRANLRRIPASEDISTIEVGDFKIDLAGHSVSVRGRDIHLTPKEFELLAYLSRHPGKVVQHRALLAAVWGSDHSEQSEYLRVFVGQLRKKLENEVDRRRYIVTERWIGYRFLAEGEPISD
- a CDS encoding potassium-transporting ATPase subunit C encodes the protein MASSEGRFGCTASCTLSSGTYLRIVTFLGGSRLRSRLSQCRPDRGPSAARTGYDATNSGASSFAPTNQKLVDCVAQAVRAEQVASHPVPIVSATAYASGLDPHITPASAEYQVARIARAQFG
- a CDS encoding heme-binding protein gives rise to the protein MVNLADARRVIAAAEKKALEIKQPMNIAVVDEGGNLVSHVRMDGAWLGSIDIAINKAFTSRAFDISTKELAGHSQPDRQFFGIHVSNGGRVMIFAGGIPLKRDGKVTGAIGVSGGSGDQDHAVAEAGAAAF
- a CDS encoding DUF4118 domain-containing protein encodes the protein MTSASMVRRYVAITIAVVAIVFTYKRLLPVNPTTVALTLLVAVLLTSTYWGLRVAIFLAVLATAAFNYFFLPPFGTFTIAGAQNWIALIAFLVTALTASNLAERARREAEDARNQRRSLEHLYILSQHLLTVENVPELMNAIPKLVAESFRTRGAALVTMTKPTIYRSHPELVFDAGTLNATVARGELSSSNGVSYIPLRLGVRTVGALAISGGSISRETAEAIGSLVGTAIERTRAVDELATTRAAQENERLRSALLDSVTHEFRTPLTSIKASITGLLAASGLDEAQRTELLTIVNEETDRLNRLVGEAAEMAQLNAHTVTLDLHSQSMAEIVESVLEDVRPALKEHPTEIDIPPGLPNVVADFERTREVVRHLVENAAKYSPAGTHIRITAEKKDGYVMTSVADHGPGIDSMEQSLIFDKFYRGRRERYAAYGTGMGLAIAKVIVEAQKGTISVVSQLGRGAVFSFTVPIAPSGDN